One window of Alteriqipengyuania lutimaris genomic DNA carries:
- a CDS encoding isocitrate lyase, whose translation MTYTREIEQLKGRIADGGEAWAAIDAESAARMRLQNRFRTGLDIARYTAKIMREDMDAYDADPTKYTQSLGAWHGFIGQQQMIAIKKHFGSTKQRYLYLSGWMVAALRSDFGPLPDQSMHEKTAVPGLIEEIYTFLKQADARELGGMFRDLDAAREAGNDTEAKRLENAIDNYETHVVPIIADIDAGFGNAEATYLLAKQMIEAGACALQIENQVSDEKQCGHQDGKVTVPHEDFLQKIRAIRYAFLELGVDDGIIVARTDSLGAGLTKQIAYSTEPGDLGDQYNSFLDAEEVDPANISNGQVFISRDGKLMAPKRLPSNLYQFRPGTGVDRVVLDCITSLQHGADLLWIETEKPHVEQIASMVDKIRETVPNAKLVYNNSPSFNWTLNFRQQVYDAWEESGKDVSAYDRAKLMSVDYDSTELAQQADAKIQSFQADAAKRAGIFHHLITLPTYHTAALSTDNLSKRYFGEEAMLGYVKNVQREEIRQQIACVKHQNMAGSDIGDDHKEYFAGEAALKAGGKDNTMNQFAA comes from the coding sequence ATGACCTACACCCGCGAAATCGAACAGTTGAAGGGCCGCATTGCCGATGGAGGCGAGGCCTGGGCCGCAATCGACGCCGAGTCGGCTGCGCGCATGCGGCTGCAGAACCGCTTCCGCACCGGGCTCGACATCGCGAGGTACACCGCGAAGATCATGCGCGAGGACATGGACGCCTATGACGCCGATCCCACGAAGTACACGCAGTCGCTCGGCGCATGGCACGGCTTCATCGGCCAGCAGCAGATGATCGCCATCAAGAAGCATTTCGGCAGCACCAAGCAGCGCTACCTCTACCTGTCGGGCTGGATGGTCGCCGCACTGCGAAGCGACTTCGGCCCCCTGCCCGATCAGTCGATGCACGAGAAAACCGCGGTCCCCGGGCTGATCGAGGAGATCTACACCTTCCTCAAGCAGGCCGACGCGCGCGAGCTGGGCGGCATGTTCCGCGATCTCGACGCAGCACGCGAAGCGGGCAACGACACAGAAGCCAAGCGCCTCGAAAACGCGATCGACAATTACGAAACGCACGTCGTGCCGATCATTGCCGACATCGACGCAGGCTTCGGCAATGCCGAGGCGACCTACCTGCTCGCCAAGCAGATGATCGAGGCGGGCGCCTGCGCGCTGCAGATCGAGAACCAGGTCTCGGACGAGAAGCAGTGCGGCCACCAGGACGGCAAAGTCACCGTGCCGCACGAGGATTTCCTGCAGAAGATCCGCGCTATCCGTTACGCCTTCCTCGAACTCGGCGTCGACGACGGCATCATCGTCGCGCGCACCGACAGTCTGGGTGCCGGCCTGACCAAGCAGATCGCCTACTCCACCGAGCCGGGCGACCTGGGCGACCAGTACAACAGCTTCCTCGATGCAGAAGAGGTCGACCCGGCCAACATCTCCAACGGCCAGGTCTTCATCAGCCGCGACGGCAAGCTGATGGCGCCCAAGCGCCTGCCTTCGAACCTCTACCAGTTCCGTCCCGGAACCGGGGTCGACCGCGTGGTTCTCGACTGCATCACCTCGCTCCAGCACGGCGCCGACCTGCTGTGGATCGAGACCGAGAAGCCGCATGTCGAGCAGATCGCCAGCATGGTGGACAAGATCCGCGAGACCGTGCCCAACGCAAAGCTGGTCTACAACAACTCGCCCAGCTTCAACTGGACCCTTAACTTCCGCCAGCAAGTCTATGATGCGTGGGAAGAAAGCGGCAAGGATGTGAGCGCCTACGACCGCGCCAAGCTGATGAGCGTCGACTACGACAGCACCGAGCTGGCGCAGCAAGCCGATGCGAAAATCCAGAGCTTCCAGGCCGATGCCGCGAAGCGCGCCGGCATCTTCCACCACCTCATCACGCTCCCGACCTACCACACGGCGGCGCTGAGCACGGACAACCTCTCCAAGCGCTACTTCGGCGAAGAAGCGATGCTGGGCTACGTCAAGAACGTCCAGCGCGAGGAAATCCGCCAGCAGATTGCCTGCGTGAAGCACCAGAACATGGCCGGCTCCGACATCGGAGACGACCACAAGGAATACTTCGCCGGCGAAGCCGCGCTGAAGGCGGGCGGCAAGGACAACACCATGAACCAGTTCGCCGCATAG
- a CDS encoding short-chain fatty acyl-CoA regulator family protein, which produces MSEPSLYAGAALRRLRRREGLTQAAMAQRLSISPSYLNLIERNQRPVTARVVLELVEQFDYDPRGLQESSAIGGIDGLARRLGDERFADLGIDRAEVTEFLAAAPQAAAAFARLFDERGRASLHTRPFEEEVWRAIERWRNHFIELDEAAEALADEMRLSRADVGAALTDHLRDRHELALRFLPRAALPEANRRLDLHARQVQLSEMLSPAARNLEIARQVADLEHRDMIADIVDGAAFEHPGARDAFAAYLRSYYARAVIMPYGRFLRACEATGYEPHVLARRFATDVSEVARRFTTMQRVGQRGLPFFAGRIDGSVQLFERLLGASDASILDRRPGCPRFGFERRTEWHAQAVMMESGALGPEHWLIAHIAAPPVADEPRTDVLILGIEARLAENFALARGISLRPEDATPVGPGCRTCRRTDCPARSLRGPMQVRVE; this is translated from the coding sequence ATGAGCGAACCCTCTCTCTATGCGGGCGCTGCGCTGCGCAGGCTCCGTCGCCGCGAAGGTCTGACCCAGGCAGCGATGGCGCAGCGGCTGTCGATCTCGCCCAGCTACCTCAACCTCATCGAACGCAACCAGCGGCCTGTGACTGCGCGTGTCGTGCTCGAACTGGTGGAGCAATTCGATTACGATCCGCGCGGGCTTCAGGAAAGCAGCGCGATCGGCGGGATCGACGGGCTTGCCCGCCGCCTTGGAGACGAGCGCTTTGCCGACCTGGGCATCGACCGTGCCGAAGTTACCGAATTTCTGGCGGCCGCCCCGCAGGCTGCTGCCGCCTTCGCCCGCCTGTTCGACGAGCGCGGGCGGGCCAGCCTGCACACTCGGCCCTTCGAGGAGGAGGTATGGCGCGCGATCGAACGCTGGCGCAACCATTTCATCGAACTGGACGAGGCGGCCGAAGCCCTGGCCGACGAAATGCGGCTGTCACGGGCGGACGTCGGCGCAGCGCTGACCGATCACTTGCGCGATCGCCACGAGCTCGCGCTGCGCTTCCTGCCACGTGCGGCCTTGCCAGAGGCGAACCGGCGGCTCGATCTGCACGCGCGGCAGGTGCAGCTGTCCGAAATGCTTTCGCCGGCCGCGCGCAATCTCGAGATCGCGCGCCAGGTTGCCGATCTCGAACATCGCGACATGATCGCCGACATTGTCGACGGAGCTGCGTTCGAGCATCCGGGCGCACGCGACGCCTTTGCCGCGTACCTGCGCAGCTATTACGCCCGCGCGGTCATCATGCCCTATGGCCGCTTTCTGCGCGCCTGCGAGGCGACGGGGTACGAGCCCCATGTGCTTGCCCGCCGCTTCGCCACCGATGTGTCAGAGGTCGCACGCCGTTTCACGACCATGCAGCGCGTCGGGCAACGTGGCTTGCCGTTCTTCGCCGGCCGGATCGACGGATCGGTGCAGCTGTTCGAACGCCTGCTGGGTGCGAGCGATGCGAGCATCCTCGACCGAAGGCCGGGCTGTCCGCGCTTCGGCTTCGAGCGGCGGACCGAATGGCACGCGCAGGCCGTCATGATGGAGAGCGGCGCGCTGGGTCCCGAACACTGGCTGATCGCCCATATCGCCGCGCCGCCCGTCGCCGACGAACCGCGCACAGATGTGCTCATCCTCGGCATCGAAGCGCGCCTGGCCGAGAATTTCGCATTGGCCAGAGGCATTTCGCTGCGGCCCGAGGACGCGACACCGGTCGGCCCGGGCTGCCGCACATGCAGGCGGACCGACTGCCCCGCGCGCTCGCTGCGAGGTCCCATGCAGGTGCGGGTTGAATGA
- a CDS encoding TIGR03013 family XrtA/PEP-CTERM system glycosyltransferase, with the protein MIRLFKHYIPQAVLLFGLCDLALLLLAGDLAWHARAWQIGTDAGPWSERLLPLAGFVIICWLSLVAIGLYSPEALRSPRYAFARSLVALSVGGIALAVIDFILPTVGFWRSTLLYALGLAAFFIGMVRIALSHAFDRERFKRRVVVLGAGARAARLKAMAQCEDAGFAIVGFIAMSEAHRILPEAVNRDQLGDLGAYVARLRASEVVLALEERRNALPLADLLRVRTRGVPVHEVSSFLERETGRVDLDTLNPSWLIFSDGFSAGRRYSSIAKRLFDILVSGLLLLVTFPVIALFAVLVKLDSKGPAFFRQQRVGLYGRRFSVIKLRSMRTDAEKDGAKWASENDPRITRIGRFIRKVRIDELPQTWSVLKGEMSFVGPRPEVPQFVNDLDDKLPYYAERHMVKPGITGWAQINYPYGASMEDARHKLEYDLYYAKNYTPFLDLLILLQTLRVILFPSGAR; encoded by the coding sequence ATGATCCGCCTGTTCAAGCACTATATCCCGCAGGCAGTGCTGCTGTTCGGGTTGTGCGACCTCGCGCTGCTGCTGCTCGCGGGCGATCTGGCATGGCATGCACGCGCGTGGCAGATCGGGACCGACGCCGGACCCTGGAGTGAGCGGCTGCTGCCGCTTGCCGGCTTCGTCATCATCTGTTGGCTCTCGCTGGTGGCGATCGGCCTCTATAGCCCGGAGGCACTGCGCAGCCCCCGCTATGCCTTCGCGCGCAGCCTCGTCGCGCTTTCGGTGGGCGGGATCGCGCTCGCGGTCATCGATTTCATACTGCCGACTGTCGGCTTCTGGCGTTCGACATTGCTGTACGCGCTCGGCCTGGCCGCGTTTTTCATCGGAATGGTGCGCATTGCGCTCAGCCATGCATTCGACCGGGAGCGGTTCAAGCGCCGCGTGGTCGTGTTGGGGGCGGGGGCACGCGCCGCGCGGCTCAAGGCCATGGCACAGTGCGAAGATGCGGGATTCGCGATCGTCGGCTTCATCGCCATGAGCGAGGCGCACCGGATCCTGCCCGAGGCGGTGAACCGCGATCAATTGGGCGATCTGGGTGCGTATGTGGCGCGGCTGCGCGCGAGCGAGGTGGTGCTTGCGCTGGAAGAGCGGCGCAATGCCCTTCCGCTGGCGGACCTGCTGCGCGTGCGCACGCGCGGCGTGCCGGTGCACGAGGTGTCCAGCTTCCTCGAACGCGAAACCGGCCGCGTCGATCTCGATACGCTCAATCCCAGCTGGCTGATCTTTTCCGACGGGTTTTCGGCCGGTCGCCGCTATTCGAGCATTGCCAAGCGCCTCTTCGATATCCTCGTCAGCGGCCTGCTTCTGCTGGTCACCTTTCCCGTCATCGCGCTGTTCGCCGTGCTCGTGAAGCTGGACAGCAAGGGGCCGGCATTCTTCCGCCAGCAGCGCGTGGGTCTGTATGGTCGCCGGTTCTCGGTCATCAAGCTGCGCAGCATGCGCACCGATGCGGAGAAAGACGGTGCCAAGTGGGCCAGCGAGAACGACCCGCGCATCACGCGCATCGGACGCTTCATCCGCAAGGTCCGGATCGACGAGCTTCCGCAGACATGGAGCGTGCTGAAAGGCGAGATGAGCTTCGTCGGCCCGCGCCCCGAGGTCCCGCAATTCGTGAACGATCTCGACGACAAGCTGCCCTATTATGCCGAACGCCACATGGTGAAGCCGGGCATCACCGGGTGGGCGCAGATCAACTATCCTTACGGGGCGAGCATGGAGGATGCGCGGCACAAGCTCGAATATGATCTCTATTACGCCAAGAATTACACGCCCTTTCTCGACCTGCTGATCCTG